In Puntigrus tetrazona isolate hp1 chromosome 22, ASM1883169v1, whole genome shotgun sequence, one genomic interval encodes:
- the LOC122327136 gene encoding transmembrane 4 L6 family member 4-like has product MCSGNFAKCLGITLLPLAIICILCNILLFFPGGNVADQSSDITNEVFYFGGILGSGVLMIFPALVFLGLKNNDCCGCCGNESCGKRFAMFSSILFAAVGAAGATYSVIVSCVAINHGPKCFISYFNGTVQQIATYPFEDGNYLSNRTLWDLCEGPGDIVTWHLTLFSMLLIAGLVQIGLCAFQVINGLIGTICGDGCCGSS; this is encoded by the exons ATGTGTTCTGGAAATTTCGCCAAATGTCTGGGGATCACCCTCCTCCCACTGGCCATCATCTGCATCCTCTGCAACATTCTACTGTTTTTCCCTGGCGGTAATGTAGCTGATCAGAGTAGCGACATCACGAACGAAGTCTTTTACTTCGGAGGAATTCTGGGATCCGGTGTGCTG ATGATTTTCCCCGCGCTAGTTTTTCTGGGCTTGAAGAACAACGACTGCTGTGGCTGCTGTGGAAATGAGAGCTGCGGGAAACGTTTTGCG ATGTTCAGCTCAATCCTGTTCGCTGCAGTCGGGGCTGCGGGCGCCACTTACTCCGTTATCGTGTCTTGTGTGGCCATTAATCACGGGCCCAAGTGCTTCATCAGCTATTTCAACGGGACTGTCCAACAAATTGCCACTTACCCATTTGAAGACGG AAACTACCTGTCCAACAGAACGCTGTGGGATCTGTGCGAGGGTCCGGGCGATATTGTCACATGGCATCTGACCCTGTTCTCGATGCTGCTGATTGCTGGTTTGGTTCAGATCGGTCTGTGCGCCTTCCAGGTGATCAATGGGCTCATCGGAACAATCTGTGGAGACGGCTGCTGTGGG agCTCCTAA